The following are encoded in a window of Halorarum salinum genomic DNA:
- a CDS encoding ABC transporter permease, with protein sequence MGYGRFLLKRSLQGVGVVWGVVTVVFMLRFITPGSPVDTVAPLDASQETRRRIAEELGVDQPIYVQYFDYLAGLLQGDMGYSYISSISASAQVFSKLPATLELAIAASIVAVVISIPLGVVSATRRHEPADYAATTFSLVGISTPNFWLGIMLVLVLSVEFGLFPTSGRAFGFADSVGAITGPAPFFEVTGAWLKSLALPAITLGTYFTALITRLTRSGMLDELGKGYVRATRAKGLPETLVRYKHVLRNTLVPVITVLGLQLGTLIGGAVITEAVFAWPGLGTEVINAINARDWPILQGSLIVIGVGFVVVNIVVDALYAYLDPRVMGE encoded by the coding sequence ATGGGCTACGGGCGATTTTTACTGAAACGCTCGCTCCAGGGTGTGGGCGTCGTCTGGGGGGTCGTGACGGTGGTGTTCATGCTGCGATTCATCACGCCGGGGAGCCCCGTCGACACCGTCGCACCGCTCGACGCCAGCCAGGAGACGCGCCGGCGCATCGCCGAGGAACTCGGCGTCGACCAGCCGATCTACGTACAGTACTTCGACTACCTGGCCGGCCTCCTCCAGGGCGACATGGGCTACTCGTACATCTCGAGCATCTCCGCGAGCGCCCAGGTGTTCAGCAAGCTGCCGGCGACGCTCGAGCTCGCGATCGCCGCGAGCATCGTCGCCGTCGTCATCTCCATCCCCCTCGGGGTGGTGAGCGCGACCCGTCGGCACGAACCCGCGGACTACGCGGCGACGACGTTCTCGCTCGTCGGCATCTCGACGCCGAACTTCTGGCTGGGCATCATGCTCGTGCTCGTCCTCTCGGTCGAATTCGGGCTGTTCCCGACCAGCGGGCGGGCGTTCGGCTTCGCCGACTCCGTCGGGGCGATCACGGGTCCGGCGCCGTTCTTCGAGGTTACGGGCGCTTGGCTGAAATCGCTCGCGCTGCCCGCCATCACGCTCGGGACGTACTTCACGGCGCTCATCACCCGGCTCACCCGGTCGGGGATGCTCGACGAACTCGGGAAGGGGTACGTGCGGGCCACCCGCGCGAAGGGCCTCCCCGAGACGCTGGTCAGGTACAAGCACGTCCTGCGGAACACGCTCGTCCCCGTCATCACCGTGCTCGGCCTGCAGCTGGGCACGCTCATCGGCGGGGCGGTCATCACCGAGGCCGTGTTCGCCTGGCCGGGGCTCGGCACCGAGGTCATCAACGCCATCAACGCGCGCGACTGGCCCATCCTGCAGGGGAGCCTCATCGTCATCGGCGTCGGCTTCGTCGTCGTGAACATCGTCGTCGACGCGCTGTACGCCTACCTCGATCCGAGGGTGATGGGCGAATGA
- a CDS encoding ABC transporter permease, with protein sequence MKLGPLSVSPRTIRNLKGELRSSSLAKVGIVLVVAIVLVAVLAPFAAPHNPRTQDLDNSSAPPLGFTTTEQRTTSEVVNGSVEIVNESVTVNATAQHPLGTNSLGQDILSRTIYGARTSLLVGLFGTVLAGVLGVSVGLVAGYYRGRVDDVLMRTADVSLAFPSLVLAIALIGLFSRFQAAVAVSVPDPFVTSGVAGAFREAVGLPTPMPPSVTLPTVVILVVGFVNWVWFARIARGEALSIREEEYVKAARALGASDARVVLRHVLPNAITPILVLATIQVAAIILLESALSFLGFSGTTLSWGFDIAQGRDYLSSSWWYATIPGLAIVFAVIGINLVGDWLRDALDPGIEGEGGM encoded by the coding sequence ATGAAGCTCGGACCGCTCTCGGTCTCCCCCCGGACGATCCGTAACCTGAAGGGGGAGCTCCGGTCGAGCTCGCTCGCGAAGGTCGGCATCGTGCTCGTCGTCGCCATCGTGCTCGTCGCCGTGCTCGCGCCGTTCGCGGCGCCGCACAACCCGCGGACGCAGGACCTCGACAACTCCAGCGCCCCGCCGCTCGGCTTCACGACGACCGAGCAGCGGACCACCTCCGAGGTGGTGAACGGGAGCGTCGAGATCGTCAACGAGTCCGTGACCGTGAACGCGACCGCCCAGCACCCGCTCGGGACGAACTCGCTGGGGCAGGACATCCTCTCGCGGACCATCTACGGCGCGCGAACGTCGCTGCTGGTCGGCCTCTTCGGCACCGTGCTCGCCGGCGTGCTCGGCGTGAGCGTCGGTCTCGTCGCGGGCTACTACCGCGGCCGGGTCGACGACGTGCTGATGCGGACCGCCGACGTGTCGCTGGCGTTCCCGTCGCTGGTGCTCGCCATCGCGCTCATCGGCCTGTTCAGCCGGTTCCAGGCGGCGGTCGCGGTCAGCGTCCCGGACCCGTTCGTCACGAGCGGGGTCGCCGGGGCGTTTCGCGAGGCCGTCGGGCTGCCGACGCCGATGCCGCCGTCGGTGACGCTCCCCACGGTCGTCATCCTCGTCGTGGGCTTCGTCAACTGGGTGTGGTTCGCCCGCATCGCCCGCGGGGAGGCGCTCTCGATCCGCGAGGAGGAGTACGTGAAGGCCGCGCGTGCGCTCGGCGCGAGCGACGCCCGGGTCGTGCTCCGGCACGTGCTCCCGAACGCGATCACGCCGATCCTCGTGCTCGCGACCATCCAGGTGGCCGCGATCATCCTGCTTGAGTCCGCGCTGTCGTTCCTCGGCTTCTCGGGGACGACGCTCTCGTGGGGCTTCGACATCGCGCAGGGCCGGGACTACCTCTCCTCGTCGTGGTGGTACGCGACGATCCCGGGGCTCGCCATCGTGTTCGCGGTGATCGGCATCAACCTCGTGGGCGATTGGCTCAGGGACGCGCTCGACCCCGGCATCGAAGGGGAGGGGGGGATGTAG
- a CDS encoding succinylglutamate desuccinylase/aspartoacylase family protein has product MATTLGTASAAPGEFDTGRLEVGETRDGTTVGLPVAVLNGAADGKTLYVQAVSDGDELNGLGVVNRFVPQVDPAELAGEIIVVGIVNYHGFQVAEHRNPIDDTKMNRAYPGDANGTSSERIAAATYEAAMRADLVVDLHQGSTSRMINEVRVRCGPRHRLHRDCLELAKAFGVGHVLDQKGPDGQLARVAPDEGIPTIDPELGGAVGWDEESVELGVEGLFRVLRFYGFLDGDVELSKQTRASDFDQYGSPSGGLVNFRKELGDRVSAGDVLFEVTDPFGTMKGRVTADSAGIFWRTRRLPQVATGEYVCSVGAEIDRF; this is encoded by the coding sequence ATGGCTACCACGCTCGGGACCGCGAGCGCGGCACCCGGGGAGTTCGACACCGGTCGCCTCGAGGTCGGCGAGACCCGGGACGGCACGACGGTCGGGCTCCCCGTCGCGGTGCTCAACGGCGCCGCGGACGGGAAGACGCTGTACGTGCAGGCGGTCAGCGACGGCGACGAACTGAACGGGCTCGGCGTCGTGAACCGGTTCGTCCCGCAGGTCGACCCCGCGGAACTGGCCGGCGAGATCATCGTCGTCGGCATCGTCAACTACCACGGGTTCCAGGTCGCCGAGCACCGCAACCCGATCGACGACACGAAGATGAACCGGGCGTACCCAGGCGACGCGAACGGCACCTCCTCCGAGCGCATCGCGGCCGCGACCTACGAGGCCGCGATGCGGGCGGACCTCGTCGTCGACCTCCACCAGGGGTCGACGAGCCGGATGATCAACGAGGTCAGGGTCCGCTGTGGTCCCCGCCACCGGCTCCACCGCGACTGCCTCGAACTCGCGAAGGCGTTCGGCGTCGGCCACGTGCTCGACCAGAAGGGGCCTGACGGGCAGCTCGCGCGCGTCGCGCCGGACGAGGGAATCCCGACGATCGACCCCGAGCTCGGCGGCGCGGTCGGCTGGGACGAGGAGAGCGTCGAACTCGGCGTCGAGGGGCTGTTCCGCGTGCTCCGCTTCTACGGATTCCTCGACGGCGACGTGGAGCTCTCGAAGCAGACCCGCGCGTCCGACTTCGACCAGTACGGCTCCCCCTCGGGGGGGCTGGTGAACTTCCGGAAGGAGCTCGGCGACCGCGTGAGCGCGGGCGACGTCCTCTTCGAGGTGACCGACCCCTTCGGGACGATGAAGGGGCGAGTGACCGCCGACAGCGCCGGAATCTTCTGGCGCACCCGTCGACTCCCGCAGGTCGCCACCGGCGAGTACGTCTGTTCGGTCGGGGCCGAGATCGATCGGTTCTGA
- a CDS encoding DUF7544 domain-containing protein → MSWYAVDAIDDALNATRAFLFPFSLGRWARLALVTLFLGGGGAGVQNVFQYADSLGQFAGPGAPGPVGGPSALAPLAGGATTPDPVLLAQAGGGVPNALPFALGLVGLVVIAVFVLLALLFTVLGPVFEFVFVDVIATDDVRVRSAFRRNFWKGMRLLAFSIGLGILFAVPIVLAGAVLFGVGATGFTGMEFADFGVGGAVALLVLLLGWMLLFSLVYGFTRQFVVPVMFVDDVGVLSGWSTVWGLLRAEVGQSVLYVALHFLVGIGVALVRALLALVALVPVGIVAVAVGFGFGAVAGGAVSPDIGVGVGVIAGGAVGLLLYFLLVFLPLNVLTRTYLRTYELAALAGFDGSYDVLARYRDGGAGTGPGGDDRGDGDDDRGDGFDGSEGTDRDADDGFGEFVPAEDLVDEDDRRRGAVGAAVVAPA, encoded by the coding sequence ATGTCGTGGTACGCAGTCGACGCCATCGACGACGCGTTGAACGCCACCAGGGCGTTCCTGTTCCCGTTCTCGCTCGGGCGCTGGGCCCGGCTCGCCCTCGTCACGCTGTTCCTCGGCGGCGGCGGAGCGGGGGTGCAGAACGTCTTCCAGTACGCGGATTCGCTCGGCCAGTTCGCCGGCCCGGGCGCGCCTGGGCCGGTCGGCGGGCCGTCCGCGCTCGCGCCCCTCGCCGGGGGAGCGACGACCCCCGACCCGGTTCTGCTCGCCCAGGCCGGCGGCGGGGTGCCGAACGCGCTCCCCTTCGCGCTCGGACTCGTCGGGCTGGTCGTCATCGCGGTCTTCGTCCTGCTCGCGCTGCTGTTCACGGTGCTCGGACCGGTGTTTGAGTTCGTCTTCGTCGACGTCATCGCGACCGACGACGTTCGGGTCCGCTCCGCCTTCCGCCGGAACTTCTGGAAGGGGATGCGGCTGCTCGCGTTCTCCATCGGCCTTGGCATCCTGTTCGCGGTCCCCATCGTCCTCGCCGGCGCCGTGCTGTTCGGGGTGGGAGCGACCGGCTTCACCGGGATGGAGTTCGCCGACTTCGGGGTCGGCGGCGCGGTCGCCCTCCTCGTGCTCCTGCTCGGCTGGATGCTGCTGTTCTCGCTCGTCTACGGGTTCACCCGGCAGTTCGTCGTCCCCGTGATGTTCGTCGACGACGTCGGCGTCCTCTCCGGCTGGTCGACGGTCTGGGGGCTCCTCAGGGCCGAGGTGGGACAGTCGGTGCTCTACGTCGCGTTGCACTTCCTCGTCGGGATCGGCGTCGCGCTGGTCCGCGCGCTGCTCGCGCTCGTCGCGCTCGTTCCGGTGGGCATCGTCGCGGTCGCCGTGGGGTTCGGGTTCGGCGCCGTCGCCGGGGGCGCGGTCTCGCCGGACATCGGCGTCGGGGTCGGCGTGATCGCGGGGGGAGCGGTCGGACTGCTGCTGTACTTCCTGCTGGTGTTCCTCCCGCTGAACGTGCTGACCCGGACGTACCTCCGGACGTACGAACTCGCCGCCCTGGCGGGCTTCGACGGGAGCTACGACGTGCTCGCCCGCTACCGGGACGGCGGGGCCGGAACCGGTCCGGGCGGTGACGACCGTGGCGACGGCGACGACGACCGCGGCGACGGCTTCGACGGCAGCGAGGGAACGGACCGGGACGCCGACGACGGCTTCGGCGAGTTCGTCCCGGCCGAGGACCTCGTCGACGAGGACGACCGCCGACGGGGCGCCGTCGGCGCGGCGGTCGTCGCCCCGGCCTGA
- a CDS encoding ABC transporter substrate-binding protein: MSERGTTRRRFLTAAGSAAATAALAGCSSGGDETPDGGDETPDGGDGTPGGDGTATDRPEPETREGYLQRANLHVHEQAPWGFLNRQYSVYGQSDDIEWEPRVDERIAAYAIEPATDAGEDVTITQSQMDSGLDPQDHRETPTDNIVLQAYEGLLERDAEGTIVQKLATDYERLDETTVQFTVRDGVTFHEGESLVPDDVAYSINRIVDSEVGIESPQTDQLVGVDGASVASEDDRTVEVSLTGLNPIVFQSFATYCDVMNREWVEGNDDSYVNSNMNGTGPFALTSYEQGVAVEFERNEDYWDDPAAISTLTINAASESSTRVNRLLNDETDVAVNVPPQEVSRIDGNEGTSVSAVPSTRVLFTAMRYDAEPFDSPEFRRAINYAIDLESIIENVLQTFGDATGQPTLEGFFGYNSDVDPYPQDLERAEELVEESGYADAEITLVTPIGRYLRDVEIAQAVAGQVDELSNVSAEAEQQEFQTLVGQVTTGNIEDKPPWYLLGWGNATFDAIQTIQPLLATDGALTSYEDEELDRLLEEAQNLPSEEN; this comes from the coding sequence ATGTCCGAGAGAGGGACGACGAGACGACGATTCCTGACCGCCGCCGGGTCGGCCGCCGCGACGGCCGCACTGGCGGGCTGTTCGAGCGGCGGCGACGAGACGCCCGACGGGGGCGACGAGACGCCCGACGGGGGCGACGGGACGCCCGGCGGCGACGGGACCGCGACCGACCGACCCGAGCCGGAGACGCGCGAGGGGTACCTCCAGCGGGCGAACCTCCACGTCCACGAGCAGGCGCCGTGGGGGTTCCTCAACCGGCAGTACTCGGTGTACGGCCAGTCCGACGACATCGAGTGGGAGCCCCGGGTCGACGAGCGCATCGCCGCCTACGCCATCGAACCGGCGACCGACGCCGGCGAGGACGTGACGATCACCCAGTCCCAGATGGACTCCGGGCTCGACCCGCAGGACCACCGCGAGACGCCGACCGACAACATCGTCCTGCAGGCGTACGAGGGGCTTCTCGAACGCGACGCCGAGGGGACCATCGTCCAGAAGCTCGCGACCGACTACGAGCGACTCGACGAGACGACCGTCCAGTTCACCGTCCGTGACGGCGTCACGTTCCATGAGGGCGAGTCGCTCGTCCCCGACGACGTCGCCTACTCGATCAACCGGATCGTCGACAGCGAGGTCGGCATCGAGAGCCCCCAGACCGACCAGCTGGTCGGCGTCGACGGGGCGTCCGTGGCGAGCGAGGACGACCGCACGGTGGAGGTGTCGCTCACCGGACTCAACCCCATCGTGTTCCAGTCGTTCGCGACCTACTGTGACGTCATGAACCGGGAGTGGGTCGAGGGTAACGACGACTCGTACGTCAACTCCAACATGAACGGGACCGGCCCGTTCGCGCTCACGAGCTACGAACAGGGCGTGGCAGTGGAGTTCGAGCGGAACGAGGACTACTGGGACGACCCGGCGGCCATCTCGACGCTCACCATCAACGCCGCGAGCGAGTCCTCGACGCGGGTCAACCGCCTGCTGAACGACGAGACGGACGTCGCGGTGAACGTGCCGCCACAGGAGGTCAGCCGCATCGACGGGAACGAGGGCACCTCCGTGTCGGCGGTCCCGTCCACGCGCGTCCTCTTCACGGCGATGCGCTACGACGCCGAGCCGTTCGACTCGCCGGAGTTCCGCCGCGCCATCAACTACGCAATCGACCTGGAGTCGATCATCGAGAACGTGCTCCAGACGTTCGGCGACGCGACCGGACAGCCGACCCTCGAGGGGTTCTTCGGCTACAACTCGGACGTGGACCCGTACCCGCAGGATCTCGAACGCGCGGAGGAACTCGTGGAGGAGTCGGGGTACGCCGACGCGGAGATCACGCTCGTGACGCCCATCGGGCGCTACCTCCGCGACGTCGAGATCGCACAGGCGGTCGCGGGCCAGGTCGACGAACTGTCGAACGTCTCGGCCGAGGCCGAACAGCAGGAGTTCCAGACGCTCGTCGGCCAGGTCACGACGGGGAACATCGAGGACAAGCCGCCGTGGTATCTCCTCGGCTGGGGCAACGCGACGTTCGACGCCATCCAGACCATCCAGCCGCTGCTGGCCACCGACGGCGCGTTGACCTCCTACGAGGACGAGGAACTGGACCGCCTGCTCGAGGAAGCACAGAACCTGCCGAGCGAAGAGAACTGA
- a CDS encoding ABC transporter ATP-binding protein has product MARESAVGGHPDDVLRVRNLTTRFHTSEGQINAVESVDFDVRDGEVFGVVGESGSGKSVTALSVIDLVDSPGRVVEGEVWYRDADLAEEFRGSDPDAVDGDFVDVRRLPTGVRRALRGPAFSTVFQDPMSSLNPSLTVGEQIAEAVEVQRRARANPRRTRSRTQGYGLGRFLVDSLLPNRSYASESSHSRAVELLEQVGIPDPAERAEEYPHQFSGGMLQRAMIAQALAGEPDVLVADEPTTALDVTIQAQILDLLRDLQEEEGMSVVLITHDLGVIARMCSRVGVMYAGEIVERGTLADVFESPVHPYTEGLLGSIPDLEDPAPRLRPIEGNVPSLLDSEMGDRCYFADRCPRAMHDCLTRIPEYDVAEGTDEHAARCVLAEREYDQADALPADYFEADDPTAGPADGVTDDDATGGSVVGEEVSTDD; this is encoded by the coding sequence ATGGCCCGCGAGTCAGCCGTCGGGGGCCACCCCGACGACGTGCTACGCGTCCGGAACCTGACCACGCGGTTCCACACGAGCGAGGGGCAGATCAACGCGGTCGAGTCGGTCGACTTCGACGTCCGCGACGGCGAGGTGTTCGGCGTCGTCGGCGAGTCCGGGTCGGGCAAGTCCGTCACCGCGCTGTCGGTCATCGATCTCGTCGACTCGCCCGGCCGCGTCGTCGAGGGGGAGGTGTGGTACCGCGACGCCGACCTCGCGGAGGAGTTCCGAGGGAGCGACCCGGACGCGGTCGACGGCGACTTCGTCGACGTCCGGCGGCTCCCGACCGGCGTCCGGCGCGCGCTCCGCGGGCCGGCGTTCTCGACGGTGTTCCAGGACCCGATGTCCTCGCTGAACCCGTCGCTCACCGTCGGCGAACAGATCGCCGAGGCCGTCGAGGTCCAGCGGCGCGCCCGCGCGAACCCGCGACGCACCCGCTCGCGCACCCAGGGCTACGGGCTCGGCCGGTTCCTCGTGGACTCGCTGCTCCCGAACCGGAGCTACGCGAGCGAGTCGAGCCACTCGCGCGCGGTCGAACTGCTCGAGCAGGTCGGCATCCCCGACCCGGCCGAGCGCGCCGAGGAGTACCCCCACCAGTTCTCCGGCGGGATGCTCCAGCGCGCGATGATCGCCCAGGCGCTCGCGGGCGAGCCGGACGTGCTCGTCGCCGACGAGCCGACGACCGCGCTCGACGTGACCATCCAGGCCCAGATCCTCGACCTGCTGCGGGACTTACAGGAGGAGGAGGGCATGTCCGTCGTGCTGATCACCCACGACCTGGGCGTCATCGCCCGGATGTGCAGTCGCGTCGGCGTGATGTACGCCGGCGAGATCGTCGAGCGGGGCACGCTCGCGGACGTGTTCGAGTCGCCGGTCCACCCGTACACGGAGGGGCTGCTCGGGTCCATCCCGGACCTCGAGGACCCCGCGCCGCGGCTCCGGCCCATCGAGGGGAACGTCCCGTCGCTGCTGGATTCGGAGATGGGCGACCGGTGTTACTTCGCCGACCGCTGTCCGAGGGCCATGCACGACTGTCTCACCCGGATCCCCGAGTACGACGTGGCGGAGGGCACGGACGAACACGCCGCGCGCTGCGTGCTCGCCGAGCGCGAGTACGACCAGGCCGACGCGCTCCCGGCCGACTACTTCGAGGCGGACGACCCGACCGCCGGACCCGCTGACGGGGTGACCGACGACGACGCGACCGGCGGTTCGGTCGTCGGCGAGGAGGTGTCGACCGATGACTGA
- a CDS encoding NADP-dependent malic enzyme — MGLDDDAREYHRSEPPGKIEISTTKPTNTQRDLSLAYSPGVAAPCLDIADDPEAAYEYTAKGNLVGVVSNGSAVLGLGDIGAQASKPVMEGKGVLFKRFADIDVFDVELDQQDPEEIIDTVSAMEPTFGGINLEDITAPACFEIESRLREEMDVPVFHDDQHGTAIISGAALLNAADIAGKELSELSVVFSGAGASAIATARFYVSLGADPDNIVMCDSSGIITESRSGEINEFKREFARDVPDGDLADAMEGADVFVGLSAGGIVSQEMVRSMADDPIIFAMANPDPEIAYEDAKEARDDTVIMATGRSDYPNQVNNVLGFPFIFRGALDARATDINEEMKRAAAEALADLARQDVPDAVVKAYGDQPLQYGPEYVIPKPLDPRVLFELAPAVAEAAMESGVARTELDLEEYTERLEARLGKGREMMRVVLNKARSEPKRVALAEGADEKMIRAAYQLAEQEIAEPVLLGDRETIETTTRRLGLDFDPQVVDPDADGKADEYAERLYDLRKRKGITLSEAGELVRRDTNYFGSVMVEEGDADALLTGLTHHYPSALRPPLQVIGTAEDAEYAAGVYMLTFKNRVVFCADTTVNQEPDEEVLAEVTKHTAELARSFNVEPRAAMLSYSNFGSVENEETAKPRRAVDLLHEDPDVDFPVDGEMQADTAVVEDILTDTYEFSQLDEPANVLVFPNLEAGNIAYKLLQRLGGAEAIGPMLVGMGEPVHVLQRGDEVKDIVNLAGVAVVDAQGE, encoded by the coding sequence ATGGGACTGGACGACGACGCGCGGGAGTATCACCGGTCGGAGCCGCCGGGGAAGATCGAGATCTCGACGACCAAGCCGACGAACACCCAGCGGGACCTCTCGCTCGCGTACTCGCCGGGAGTCGCGGCCCCATGTCTCGACATCGCCGACGACCCCGAGGCCGCCTACGAGTACACGGCGAAGGGGAACCTCGTCGGCGTCGTCTCGAACGGCTCCGCGGTGCTCGGACTCGGCGACATCGGCGCCCAGGCCTCCAAACCCGTGATGGAGGGGAAGGGCGTCCTGTTCAAGCGCTTCGCCGACATCGACGTGTTCGACGTCGAACTCGACCAGCAGGACCCGGAGGAGATCATCGACACGGTGTCGGCGATGGAACCGACGTTCGGCGGCATCAACCTGGAGGACATCACCGCGCCGGCGTGCTTCGAGATCGAGTCGCGCCTGCGCGAGGAGATGGACGTCCCCGTCTTCCACGACGACCAGCACGGCACCGCCATCATCTCGGGCGCAGCGCTCCTCAACGCCGCCGACATCGCCGGCAAGGAGCTCTCGGAACTGAGCGTCGTCTTCTCCGGCGCCGGCGCGTCGGCGATCGCCACGGCGCGCTTCTACGTCTCGCTCGGCGCGGACCCGGACAACATCGTGATGTGTGACTCCTCGGGCATCATCACCGAGTCGCGCTCGGGGGAGATCAACGAGTTCAAGCGGGAGTTCGCGCGAGACGTGCCGGACGGCGACCTCGCGGACGCGATGGAGGGGGCCGACGTGTTCGTCGGCCTCTCGGCGGGCGGCATCGTGAGTCAGGAGATGGTCCGGTCGATGGCCGACGACCCGATCATCTTCGCGATGGCGAACCCCGACCCGGAGATCGCCTACGAGGACGCCAAGGAGGCGCGCGATGACACGGTCATCATGGCGACGGGCCGGTCGGACTACCCGAACCAGGTGAACAACGTGCTCGGGTTCCCGTTCATCTTCCGGGGCGCGCTCGACGCGCGGGCGACCGACATCAACGAGGAGATGAAGCGTGCGGCCGCCGAGGCGCTCGCCGACCTGGCGCGCCAGGACGTCCCCGACGCGGTCGTCAAGGCGTACGGCGACCAGCCGCTCCAGTACGGACCCGAGTACGTCATCCCGAAGCCGCTCGACCCGCGCGTCCTCTTCGAACTCGCGCCGGCCGTCGCCGAGGCGGCGATGGAGTCGGGCGTCGCGCGGACCGAACTCGACCTCGAGGAGTACACCGAGCGGCTCGAGGCTCGCCTCGGCAAGGGCCGCGAGATGATGCGCGTCGTGCTCAACAAGGCACGGTCGGAGCCCAAGCGCGTCGCGCTCGCGGAGGGGGCCGACGAGAAGATGATCCGCGCGGCCTACCAGCTCGCGGAACAGGAGATCGCGGAGCCCGTGCTGTTGGGCGACCGCGAGACCATCGAGACCACGACGCGGCGGCTCGGGCTCGACTTCGACCCGCAGGTCGTCGACCCGGACGCCGACGGCAAGGCCGACGAGTACGCCGAGCGGCTCTACGACCTCCGGAAGCGGAAGGGGATCACCCTATCGGAGGCGGGCGAACTGGTCCGCCGTGACACGAACTACTTCGGGAGCGTCATGGTCGAGGAGGGCGACGCCGACGCGCTGCTCACGGGGCTCACCCACCACTACCCGAGCGCGCTCCGCCCGCCGCTCCAGGTCATCGGCACCGCCGAGGACGCCGAGTACGCCGCCGGCGTCTACATGCTGACGTTCAAGAACCGGGTCGTGTTCTGCGCGGACACGACGGTGAACCAGGAGCCGGACGAGGAGGTGCTCGCCGAGGTGACAAAGCACACGGCCGAGCTCGCCCGGAGCTTCAACGTCGAACCCCGGGCCGCGATGCTGTCGTACTCGAACTTCGGCTCCGTCGAGAACGAGGAGACGGCCAAGCCGCGACGGGCGGTCGATCTCCTCCACGAGGACCCCGACGTCGACTTCCCGGTGGACGGGGAGATGCAGGCGGACACGGCCGTCGTCGAGGACATCCTCACGGACACCTACGAGTTCTCCCAGCTCGACGAGCCCGCGAACGTCCTCGTGTTCCCGAACCTCGAGGCCGGCAACATCGCGTACAAGCTGCTCCAGCGGCTCGGCGGCGCGGAGGCGATCGGCCCGATGCTCGTCGGCATGGGCGAACCGGTACACGTCCTCCAGCGGGGCGACGAGGTGAAGGACATCGTGAACCTCGCGGGCGTCGCGGTCGTTGACGCGCAGGGGGAGTAG
- a CDS encoding M24 family metallopeptidase, whose translation MVDIEEREERLEGLLAAEGYEAVWFARPNSFAWATGGRNWVDAAADVGDAAVGYLGDGEWTVVTNNVEAERLAAEELPPELSMSVAADGWHEATLAESVAARSPTPAAADFEVPGLDAVDPTRVRLRLSHDDVRRYREFGREAALAVETVCRELEPGDTEHEVAAGIRISLSSRDVDAPVVLVGGGERAPAYRHPTPTDAALGDYALVVVTARRGGLHASLTRTVAFDPPEWLADRHAAARRVETRALAATRRIAGEGGTSNEMFAEIREAYAAEGYEDEWREHHQGGATGYAGREWFATPDGTDPVAPDAAYAWNPTVRGAKSEDTALVTDDDVEILTDTGRWPTDAVEADGLTLERPAILER comes from the coding sequence ATGGTCGACATCGAGGAGCGGGAGGAACGGCTGGAGGGGCTTCTGGCGGCCGAGGGGTACGAGGCGGTCTGGTTCGCCCGCCCGAACTCGTTCGCGTGGGCGACCGGGGGCCGAAACTGGGTCGACGCGGCCGCCGACGTGGGCGACGCCGCGGTCGGCTACCTCGGCGACGGGGAGTGGACCGTCGTGACGAACAACGTCGAGGCCGAGCGGCTGGCCGCCGAGGAACTCCCCCCGGAGCTGTCGATGTCGGTCGCCGCGGACGGGTGGCACGAGGCGACGCTGGCCGAGTCGGTCGCCGCGCGCTCGCCGACGCCCGCGGCGGCGGACTTCGAGGTCCCGGGGCTGGACGCCGTCGATCCCACGCGCGTCAGACTCAGGCTCTCGCACGACGACGTGCGACGGTACCGCGAGTTCGGACGGGAGGCGGCGCTGGCGGTCGAAACCGTCTGCCGGGAACTCGAACCCGGCGACACCGAACACGAGGTCGCCGCGGGGATTCGGATCTCGCTTTCGTCCCGCGACGTCGACGCGCCGGTCGTCCTCGTCGGCGGCGGCGAGCGCGCGCCCGCGTACCGACATCCGACGCCGACCGACGCGGCGCTCGGCGACTACGCGCTGGTCGTGGTGACCGCCCGGCGCGGCGGACTGCACGCCTCGCTGACCCGGACCGTCGCGTTCGACCCGCCCGAGTGGCTGGCCGACCGCCACGCCGCCGCCCGGCGCGTCGAGACGCGGGCGCTCGCTGCCACGCGACGGATCGCTGGCGAGGGCGGCACCTCCAACGAGATGTTCGCGGAGATCCGGGAGGCGTACGCCGCGGAGGGGTACGAGGACGAGTGGCGCGAGCACCACCAGGGCGGGGCGACCGGCTACGCGGGCCGGGAGTGGTTCGCGACGCCGGACGGGACCGACCCCGTGGCCCCGGACGCTGCGTACGCGTGGAACCCGACCGTCCGGGGTGCCAAGAGCGAGGACACGGCGCTCGTGACCGACGACGACGTCGAGATACTGACCGACACCGGACGGTGGCCGACCGACGCGGTCGAGGCGGACGGCCTCACGCTCGAGCGGCCGGCCATTCTGGAGCGGTAG